The following proteins are co-located in the Camelina sativa cultivar DH55 chromosome 12, Cs, whole genome shotgun sequence genome:
- the LOC104730458 gene encoding probable indole-3-pyruvate monooxygenase YUCCA8 — MESMFRLMDHDHQDSTPNRCIWVNGPVIVGAGPSGLATAACLHEQNVPFVVLERADCIASLWQKRTYDRLKLHLPKQFCQLPKMPFPEDFPEYPTKRQFIDYLESYATRFEINPKFNECVQTARFDETSGLWRVKTVSNTESTRTEVEYICRWLVVATGENAERVMPEIEGLSEFSGEVIHACDYKSGEKFAGKKVLVVGCGNSGMEVSLDLANHFAKPSMVVRSSLHVMPREVMGKSTFELAMKMLRWLPLWLVDKILMVLSWMVLGNIEKYGLKRPEMGPMELKSVKGKTPVLDIGAMEKIKSGKIDVVPGIKRFNGNQVELVNGEQLDVDSVVLATGYRSNVPYWLQESEFFAKNGFPKTVADNNGWKGRTGLYAVGFTKKGLSGASMDAVRIAQDIGSVWKLETKQPTKRSTASHRRCISQQF; from the coding sequence atggagagTATGTTTCGTTTGATGGATCATGATCATCAAGATTCAACACCTAACCGGTGTATTTGGGTCAATGGACCTGTCATCGTTGGAGCAGGACCTTCGGGTTTAGCCACCGCGGCTTGTTTACATGAACAAAACGTTCCTTTCGTTGTTCTCGAGAGAGCAGACTGTATTGCTTCTCTATGGCAAAAACGTACTTACGATCGTCTCAAGCTTCACCTTCCCAAGCAGTTTTGTCAATTACCGAAAATGCCCTTCCCGGAGGACTTCCCTGAGTACCCGACGAAGCGTCAGTTCATCGACTACCTTGAGTCCTACGCAACCCGGTTCGAGATCAACCCTAAGTTCAACGAGTGTGTGCAGACCGCTCGGTTCGATGAGACCAGTGGGTTGTGGCGAGTCAAGACCGTGTCGAACACCGAGTCGACTCGGACGGAGGTCGAGTATATTTGCCGGTGGCTTGTGGTGGCCACTGGAGAGAATGCGGAAAGAGTGATGCCGGAGATTGAGGGACTTTCCGAGTTTTCCGGCGAGGTGATTCACGCTTGTGACTACAAGTCCGGCGAGAAGTTCGCCGGGAAAAAAGTTCTGGTCGTCGGTTGTGGAAACTCAGGCATGGAAGTGTCACTTGACCTAGCAAACCATTTCGCTAAGCCTTCCATGGTCGTGAGAAGCTCCCTTCACGTGATGCCGAGGGAAGTAATGGGTAAATCCACGTTCGAGCTTGCAATGAAGATGTTAAGATGGCTTCCTCTATGGCTTGTGGACAAGATACTAATGGTTTTGAGTTGGATGGTGCTTGGAAACATCGAGAAGTACGGGTTGAAACGACCCGAGATGGGTCCGATGGAGCTAAAGAGTGTCAAAGGCAAAACACCCGTGCTTGACATCGGAGCTATGGAGAAGATCAAATCAGGAAAGATCGATGTGGTTCCAGGGATCAAAAGGTTTAACGGAAACCAAGTCGAACTTGTCAACGGAGAACAACTAGACGTGGACTCAGTAGTCCTCGCTACTGGTTATCGTAGTAACGTCCCATATTGGCTACAAGAGAGTGAGTTCTTTGCAAAGAATGGTTTCCCAAAGACAGTAGCTGATAACAACGGTTGGAAAGGGAGGACAGGATTGTATGCAGTTGGGTTTACGAAGAAAGGGCTCTCAGGTGCGTCAATGGATGCGGTTAGGATCGCACAAGACATAGGCTCTGTTTGGaaactagaaacaaaacaacccaCGAAACGCTCAACGGCTTCTCATCGAAGATGTATCTCTCAACAGTTCTAa